Genomic window (Dyadobacter fanqingshengii):
GCTGCTTTGGAAAAAGACATGCAGGAAATGACCTGGCTGGGCGTTAAAATCAGAAATGTGCGAGGCCTTGGAGACCGGTCTGCATTTGGTTTGCCAGATGAAAAAGGCGTCGTTGTTGTGGATGTTCCTGCCAACAGCATTTTAGTAAAAAGCGGATTGCAGAATAACGATGTGGTTATCAGCGCTAATAAAGAAAAAACAGACAATGTTGTTCGCCTCGAAGCGATCCGTCAGCAAGTTAACTGGACGGGCCAAATGGATGTGGAAGTGCTGCGTAATCAGCAGACATTAACATTGAAATTGAACCTAAAATAAGAATCAAAAACCCCCTTAGGAATCAAAAATAGTAATTTTCACCTGTGAAATGGTGGCACGCTGCTTTTTGAGAATAGTAAATTCAAAATGTTTTGTTTTAAACTTCTCACCGACCGCGGGAATTCTGCCCAATTTGTAAATCAAATAACCGGCCAAAGTTTCGTAATCACTTTCCTTCGAAATATCGTGCGGAAGTTTATCATTGATATCTGTGATCGACGCTGAACCCAATACTGTATATGTATTGTCGCTTTCATTCTTCACAATGGGGATCTCATTATCGTACTCATCCTGAATTTCACCCACTAATTCTTCCAAAATGTCTTCCATCGTAACAATGCCGTCGACCCCGCCATATTCATCGATAATCACGGCCATCTGCTGTCTGTTTTGCTGGAAATCCCTAAGCAATGCACCGATCGGTTTGGACTCGTGAACCGTGGAAACAGGCCTGATCAGCTCCGTAAGCACAATTTCTTTGCCCTGACGCATTTTCAAAAGCAGGTCTTTTAAATGCAGTACACCCACGATCTGATCCAATGTATCTTCATAAACCGGAATTCTGGAATAGCCTTCTTCAATGATCTTTTCCAGTTTTGCCTCATCAAAATCGTTGATATCAACCCCGACAATCTGGGGCCTGGGAATCATGATTTGTTTAGCGATCCGTTCCGAAAAGTTGAATGCATTTTTGATCAGGTCATAATCTGCGGCCTCGATCATTCCGCTATCTTTCTGCTGCTGAACCAGATAGCGCAGCTCATCGCTGCTATGAACCTCACTCCCGTGCGAAGGCGTGATGCCAACGCCTTTGAGAATAAAGTTGGCAATGCCATTTAACATCCAGACGACCGGCCTGAAAACCAGATAGAAAGCATGCAATGGATAAGATAAAAATAAAGTAGTCGCTTCGGGACGTTGGATGGCGATGGATTTAGGCGCCAGCTCGCCAAAAACAATGTGCAGAACCGTTATAATGGCAAAAGCAGCCGGCAATGCGATCTGATGAGCGAGTTCTGGCTCCAGTGTAATCCCCACCAGTTCCATCCCGCCGATGAGTATTTTCGAAACAACCGGTTCTCCTATCCAACCCAAACCAAGGCTTGCAAGCGTTATCCCAAATTGCGTAGCAGCGAGATATCCATCCAGATTAGCGACAATCTTTTTCGATAAAATGGCCATTGCATTGCCCTCCTGCGCTTTTTGCTCCAATTGAGAAGCGCGGATTTTCACGATGGCAAACTCTGCTGCCACGAAAAAACCATTCAACAAGACAAGTACTAATGTGATTAAAACCTGGATAGCCATTAAAAATGTGTTTTGGAACAAAAAGGGTAATGAACTGCATGTTATAAAAAAAATTATTCCAAATAATAAGGCTGAACAATATAAGCGTACAGCTCGATTTGTTTTAATATTGTATTGAATGCTTTTTTGACAGTATAACAACTATTAAAATGCCTCTTTAATTTTCTTTCAT
Coding sequences:
- a CDS encoding hemolysin family protein, whose product is MAIQVLITLVLVLLNGFFVAAEFAIVKIRASQLEQKAQEGNAMAILSKKIVANLDGYLAATQFGITLASLGLGWIGEPVVSKILIGGMELVGITLEPELAHQIALPAAFAIITVLHIVFGELAPKSIAIQRPEATTLFLSYPLHAFYLVFRPVVWMLNGIANFILKGVGITPSHGSEVHSSDELRYLVQQQKDSGMIEAADYDLIKNAFNFSERIAKQIMIPRPQIVGVDINDFDEAKLEKIIEEGYSRIPVYEDTLDQIVGVLHLKDLLLKMRQGKEIVLTELIRPVSTVHESKPIGALLRDFQQNRQQMAVIIDEYGGVDGIVTMEDILEELVGEIQDEYDNEIPIVKNESDNTYTVLGSASITDINDKLPHDISKESDYETLAGYLIYKLGRIPAVGEKFKTKHFEFTILKKQRATISQVKITIFDS